The genomic stretch CGCGCCACCGTTGATTCCGGCCCGCGCTCCGGGGGCCGCCGCCTTGCCTTCGTTCAGCAAGTCGCGTAGAACACTGAACGGATGCCCGACCGCCTGCTCCCCCTGCTGACCGACGTGCCCCAGACCGGGGACGCGCTGGGCGCACGACTGGGCGTGGGCCGCGTGTGGGTGAACACGCTGGCCCACGAACTGCGCGAGGCCGGTATGCCGGTGCTGATCTCGCGCGGCGGCTACGCCCTGGCCCCCGGCACCCCCGCCCCCGGACTGGTGCGGGTCACCGGCCCGCTGGGCCACGCCCTGCGCTACGCGGGAACCGTGGACAGCACCCAGGACGCGCTGCGCCGCTGGGCCGACGATCCACACGCACCCGCCCCGCACGGAGCGGTCATGGTCGCCGAGCGGCAGACGGCGGGGCGCGGACGACGTGGACGGACATGGGACACCACGGGCGGCACCCTGGTCTTCAGCGTGCTGCTGCGGCCAGAGTCCGGACTGGCACTCAGTGTGGCCGACCTGGGGCTGCTGCCGCTGGCCGCCGGTGTCGCCGTGCACGCGGCGTGTGGGGTGGGCGGCCTGAAGTGGCCCAACGACCTGCTCGCCCCGGACGGCCGCAAACTCGCCGGGATTCTGGTTGAGGCCGACCTGCGCGGCGAGGAGGCCCGGCGCGTGATCCTGGGCATCGGCGTGAACGTCACGCACGCGCCCCCCGGCGCCGCCCACCTGAGCACGTGGCGCCCCGACGTGACCCGCGCCCAGGTGCTTGGCCGCAGTCTGGACGCCCTGGGCACGCACCTCGGGGCGCCGGGGACGGACACCCTGGCGGCGTGGACGGCTGCGAGCGTCACCCTGGGCCGCGCCGTGCGGGTACAGACGCCCCAGGGCACCACCGAGGGCACCGCCGAGGGTCTTGACGCCCACGGCAGCCTGATCGTCCGCACAGCCAGTGGGCCGCGCACCGTCAGCGCCGGGGATGTCGAGCTGATCGGCACCCTGACGGGCGGCCCCGCCCCCTGACCCGGCCTCCGACCGCCATCACACCGCCACTCTCAGCTCAGGAGCACCCCATGACCCACGCCACGCACCCCACCCTGGCCCAGACCCTCGCCCCGCACCGCAGCGCCCTGCGCGACCTCGCCCTGGTCGTGGGCGGAGCTGTCCTGATCGCCCTGATCGCCCAGGTCGAGATTCCCCTGAAGCCCGTGCCGGTCACCCTCCAGACCCTGGGCGTGCTGCTCGTGGGCGCGGCACTGGGCTGGAAGCGGGGCACGGCCTCGCTGGGCACGTACCTTGGTGCAGGGATCATCGGCCTGCCGGTCTTCGCGGGTGGCGGGGCCGGACTGGCCAAACTCGCCGGCCCCAGCGGCGGCTACCTGATCGGCTTCCTGCTGGCTGCTGGCCTGGTCGGCTTCCTGGTGCAGCGCTTCGCCCTCGACCGGCGCGTGCTGGGCACGGCGCTCGCCATGCTGGCCGGCACGGCGCTGATCTATGCCGTCGGCCTGCCCTGGCTGGCCGCCACCACCGGCCTGCGCGGCGCGGCGCTGCTGAACGCTGGCCTGACTCCCTTCCTGCTGGGCGACACGCTCAAGCTCGGCCTGGCCGCCCTGCTGCTGCCCGGCGCGTGGACACTGACGCGCCGCTGACCTGAACCCCTTCACGAACGAACCCCCCACCTTCACTCGGGTGGGGGGCCGTGCTTGGAGGGGGTTGTCGATGCTCCCGTGTGGTTGCCCCCCTCCTTGCTGCACCCAGTGTGCCCCAGGGGCGCCCGCGCGGCATCCGCCGAAAGTGGGAAGCGGGACTAGGCCGGATGGCTCAGGGCTGCTCGAACTGCCGGGTGAAGTTGTCCTGCTTGAGGTACACGAAACGTGGCGTCAGGGGCGGGAGGTTGTTGGCGTCGCGGAAGTTCTCCTCGAAGGCCCAGATGCGGCGGGGGGGCTCGTAGAAGCGGCTCTCGCCCCGCCTGAAGTCACCGAAGGCGTGCAGGGGGATGTTGAGGCTGACCAGTGAACCGGTGTAGCGGTAATCCACAGTGTTGTTGGGGTTGGTGCCGTTCGAGCCCCAGTCCTCGTGGAAGCGCATCATGTTGTGCACCCCGCCGCTCTGATCCATAAGACTGTCGGCATACAGCATCCCCTCGCTGCCCGTGGTCGAGGTTCCGGACAGGATCGCGGCATTCACGATGCTGCCCGAGCTGACGCTGGTGTTGACCGGGTCGCTGGCACTGATGGCATTGCGGCACCACAGCGGCACCTGGGACTTGCTGTCGCCACCGGAGGGGGTCGCGCTATCGATGGCCGGCGTCTCGCCGTAGCTGGAGTTATACGTGCCGCTATTGTAGGCATACCAAGTCTGACCCATGACGCTCGTGCTGGAAGCCTCGGCCTTCGTGACGTTTGTGGCGGACATCTGCGTGGACGTCCACCCGGTGACATCGACCTTCGCGATGGTACCGACCTTTGCCCAGCGTGTTCTGCTCATCCAGAACAGAGTGCTGCCCGAGCGAACCTGACACGTGCGCTGCGTATCCCAGTCCTTGGAGAGCACGT from Deinococcus sp. AB2017081 encodes the following:
- a CDS encoding biotin--[acetyl-CoA-carboxylase] ligase is translated as MPDRLLPLLTDVPQTGDALGARLGVGRVWVNTLAHELREAGMPVLISRGGYALAPGTPAPGLVRVTGPLGHALRYAGTVDSTQDALRRWADDPHAPAPHGAVMVAERQTAGRGRRGRTWDTTGGTLVFSVLLRPESGLALSVADLGLLPLAAGVAVHAACGVGGLKWPNDLLAPDGRKLAGILVEADLRGEEARRVILGIGVNVTHAPPGAAHLSTWRPDVTRAQVLGRSLDALGTHLGAPGTDTLAAWTAASVTLGRAVRVQTPQGTTEGTAEGLDAHGSLIVRTASGPRTVSAGDVELIGTLTGGPAP
- a CDS encoding biotin transporter BioY; protein product: MTHATHPTLAQTLAPHRSALRDLALVVGGAVLIALIAQVEIPLKPVPVTLQTLGVLLVGAALGWKRGTASLGTYLGAGIIGLPVFAGGGAGLAKLAGPSGGYLIGFLLAAGLVGFLVQRFALDRRVLGTALAMLAGTALIYAVGLPWLAATTGLRGAALLNAGLTPFLLGDTLKLGLAALLLPGAWTLTRR